In Paenibacillus sp. 1781tsa1, one DNA window encodes the following:
- the cbiB gene encoding adenosylcobinamide-phosphate synthase CbiB, with translation MAGAWIIILAYLLDRCIGDPRWIPHPVIGMGKGISALERVIRSRVNTDSGLKRAGLLFPIVIAGGSFAITWGLVYVLWLIHPVIAAAAEVVLIATTIASKGLKDAGMEVYRHLKQQDWPAARRSLGMIVGRDTAHLDEPEVVRGTVETVAENIVDAIVSPLFYALIGGAPLAMAYRAVNTLDSMVGYKNDKYLHLGWASARLDDVANWIPARLTAMLLIVGAWVMKLDAKGAARMVARDARLHPSPNSGFPESAVAGALGIRLGGHNVYHGVASFRAYMGEATRPMEAEDIVRTSGLMFWSAGAFVVLCVIITLGVWLAGGTLLWP, from the coding sequence ATGGCTGGAGCCTGGATTATTATACTGGCGTACCTGTTAGACCGATGTATCGGTGATCCCCGCTGGATTCCCCACCCGGTGATTGGCATGGGAAAAGGCATCTCGGCGTTGGAGCGTGTTATTCGCTCGCGTGTGAACACAGATTCGGGGCTGAAGAGAGCAGGGCTGTTGTTTCCGATTGTGATCGCGGGGGGTTCTTTTGCCATCACGTGGGGACTTGTATATGTGCTTTGGCTGATTCATCCTGTCATTGCAGCAGCAGCTGAAGTGGTGCTCATTGCAACGACCATTGCTTCAAAAGGGCTGAAGGATGCAGGTATGGAAGTGTATCGTCATCTGAAGCAGCAGGATTGGCCGGCGGCCAGACGTTCACTGGGTATGATTGTTGGACGAGATACGGCGCATCTGGACGAACCGGAGGTTGTACGGGGAACGGTAGAGACGGTTGCCGAAAATATCGTTGATGCCATTGTATCCCCGTTATTTTATGCGCTCATTGGAGGCGCTCCTCTAGCTATGGCTTATCGTGCCGTCAACACGCTGGATTCCATGGTCGGATATAAAAATGACAAGTACCTGCATCTTGGCTGGGCCTCGGCCCGTCTGGATGATGTGGCGAACTGGATACCTGCGCGGCTGACCGCGATGCTGTTAATTGTGGGTGCCTGGGTCATGAAGCTGGACGCCAAAGGAGCAGCTCGCATGGTCGCACGGGATGCCAGACTGCATCCAAGTCCGAATAGCGGTTTTCCCGAATCAGCGGTGGCTGGAGCACTGGGCATCCGGCTTGGCGGACATAACGTGTATCATGGAGTTGCTTCGTTTCGCGCCTACATGGGCGAGGCCACACGGCCGATGGAAGCCGAGGATATTGTGCGAACATCAGGTCTGATGTTCTGGTCAGCAGGGGCATTTGTGGTACTGTGTGTGATCATAACGCTAGGTGTGTGGCTGGCAGGAGGGACGCTGTTATGGCCGTAA
- a CDS encoding adenosylcobinamide amidohydrolase produces the protein MTLPFYNYFANGETGENGYAASSWPGLNISAHERHIKAQSPRAAQALSSAVYGGGMLELDRVFNIYVDRHYRCDDPPRDIEQGLNEWQEPRDQCAGLLTAVRLEHTSIQEYTSDEFGLLCCTTAGVSNAARAGSERTVFDTVGNKMMSSGREHSAPSARNLSIPPYVPGTINIMLWLNGRMTTGAMVNAVQTAVEAKAAALADAGVLDSENGLPATGTTTDAIVFAVRQAVEEPPPMITYAGTATTAGAAIGRLVYDTVTESLQAGLLWKERIRHK, from the coding sequence GTGACACTCCCGTTTTATAACTACTTTGCGAATGGTGAAACAGGCGAGAATGGATATGCGGCCTCTTCCTGGCCGGGACTGAACATATCTGCGCATGAACGACATATCAAAGCACAGAGTCCAAGGGCTGCCCAAGCATTGTCGAGTGCGGTATATGGCGGTGGGATGCTAGAACTGGATCGCGTATTTAATATCTATGTGGACAGGCATTACCGATGTGATGATCCGCCGCGTGATATCGAACAAGGACTGAACGAATGGCAAGAGCCGCGTGATCAATGTGCCGGATTATTGACGGCCGTAAGGCTGGAGCATACCTCCATTCAGGAATATACAAGTGATGAATTTGGCCTTCTGTGCTGCACCACTGCGGGTGTATCAAATGCCGCACGAGCGGGGTCGGAGAGAACCGTATTTGATACGGTGGGAAATAAGATGATGTCTTCCGGCAGAGAGCACTCTGCTCCTTCAGCACGGAATCTATCGATACCTCCCTATGTCCCGGGTACAATTAACATCATGCTCTGGTTGAATGGACGCATGACCACCGGGGCGATGGTGAATGCGGTACAGACGGCGGTGGAAGCCAAAGCGGCAGCGCTGGCGGATGCAGGTGTTCTGGATTCGGAGAACGGGTTGCCCGCCACGGGCACCACAACCGATGCCATTGTGTTTGCGGTACGTCAGGCAGTGGAGGAACCACCACCAATGATCACGTATGCCGGGACGGCGACTACGGCAGGGGCGGCGATTGGCAGATTGGTATACGACACGGTGACGGAGAGCCTTCAGGCCGGACTGTTATGGAAAGAGAGGATCAGGCACAAATGA
- a CDS encoding iron ABC transporter permease — protein MSKKLILFGTTGMVLLVLTVLICTGIGSVALPIRDIAGILIHKIPWLGDWITPDWNKAAEQIIWKVRFPRVLLAVLVGASLAIAGSGFQGVLRNPLADPFTLGVSSGASVGAAFLIFFGLQYALIGIWTLPLIAFLTGVITLWFVMALAREGRKIPTHSLILAGVVMQSFLGAVVSFLSTMSKQTINEIIYWTMGSLALRGWSYTAILFPYFLLGLVFLWSRARSLNVLALGERQAAHIGIGVDRLKLSVLAVGTLLTAGAVSVSGVIGFVGLVIPHMLRLLVGPDYRLLVPLSAIGGAIFMVWADTIARSLLAPTEIPLGVVTAFVGAPFFAYLLHRNKKLQKGMMP, from the coding sequence ATGAGTAAAAAGCTGATCCTGTTCGGAACGACGGGCATGGTGCTGCTGGTGCTCACCGTGCTCATCTGCACGGGCATTGGTTCAGTAGCGTTGCCAATCCGGGATATTGCAGGCATCTTGATTCACAAAATTCCCTGGTTGGGCGACTGGATTACACCGGATTGGAATAAAGCAGCCGAACAGATTATCTGGAAAGTCCGTTTTCCACGCGTACTGCTTGCTGTGCTCGTGGGTGCTTCACTGGCCATTGCGGGTTCGGGCTTCCAGGGTGTACTGCGTAATCCGCTGGCCGATCCGTTTACACTTGGTGTATCATCCGGTGCGTCGGTGGGGGCTGCTTTCCTGATTTTCTTCGGATTGCAGTATGCACTGATCGGGATCTGGACGTTACCCTTGATTGCGTTTTTGACGGGTGTAATCACGTTATGGTTTGTTATGGCACTGGCTCGTGAAGGGCGTAAAATACCAACACACAGCCTCATTCTGGCTGGTGTGGTCATGCAAAGTTTCCTGGGCGCAGTGGTTTCCTTCCTGTCGACCATGTCGAAACAGACGATTAATGAAATTATATACTGGACGATGGGAAGTCTGGCTTTACGCGGGTGGTCGTATACGGCCATCCTTTTCCCGTATTTTCTGTTGGGGCTGGTCTTTCTCTGGAGTAGGGCACGCTCGTTGAATGTGCTTGCGCTGGGAGAACGTCAAGCGGCACATATCGGGATTGGCGTGGACAGGCTTAAGCTGTCCGTTCTGGCAGTTGGCACACTGCTGACCGCAGGGGCTGTCTCGGTATCAGGTGTCATTGGATTTGTTGGATTGGTGATCCCGCATATGTTGCGGCTGCTGGTGGGGCCGGATTATCGACTGCTGGTACCTTTGTCTGCCATTGGTGGAGCAATCTTCATGGTGTGGGCCGATACCATCGCAAGGTCGTTGCTTGCGCCAACTGAAATTCCGCTCGGTGTTGTCACCGCCTTTGTTGGTGCGCCGTTCTTTGCTTACCTGCTGCACCGGAACAAAAAGTTGCAGAAGGGGATGATGCCATGA
- a CDS encoding ABC transporter ATP-binding protein: MSEEKERRTNQRGDKVLASSTNSNASTDSNSTSLISIKGAGKSYGNHQALRSVDWHVGEGDWWGVVGPNGSGKSTLIQLIAGTEQLSEGQIRIDGRDISSYSRKDLSRMIAVLQQDGLPPISYPVRDVVEMGRYPYQNWLGREAGDGALVVDRVLEDLGLTELADRPLDALSGGQRQRVALAKVMAQEPRLLLLDEPTTFLDIKYQLQFMELLSAWRQRNNITIVAVLHDLNLAALFCDHILALREGMAVGKGTPHTLINDENIQDIFRVKPAIVSHPDHAIPQLLLRREID; encoded by the coding sequence ATGAGTGAAGAGAAGGAGAGACGTACGAATCAACGTGGGGACAAGGTTTTGGCTTCCAGTACCAATTCCAATGCCAGTACCGATTCAAACTCAACTTCACTTATTTCCATTAAGGGAGCAGGGAAGTCATATGGTAATCATCAGGCATTGCGTAGTGTAGACTGGCATGTTGGTGAAGGTGACTGGTGGGGTGTTGTCGGTCCAAACGGCAGCGGCAAGTCCACCCTGATCCAGCTTATTGCCGGAACGGAACAGTTAAGCGAAGGTCAGATCCGTATCGATGGTCGAGATATCAGCTCTTACAGCCGTAAGGACCTGTCGCGCATGATCGCTGTATTGCAGCAGGACGGCTTGCCACCCATCTCTTATCCTGTACGAGACGTGGTGGAGATGGGGCGATATCCGTACCAGAACTGGCTGGGGCGGGAAGCGGGTGATGGGGCACTTGTGGTAGACAGGGTGCTTGAAGACCTGGGATTGACGGAGCTGGCGGACAGACCGCTGGATGCACTCAGCGGCGGGCAACGACAACGGGTCGCACTTGCCAAAGTTATGGCTCAGGAGCCGCGGTTGCTGCTGCTGGACGAGCCGACCACGTTTCTGGACATTAAGTATCAATTGCAATTCATGGAATTGTTATCGGCATGGCGACAGAGAAATAACATTACGATTGTGGCTGTGCTGCATGATCTGAATCTCGCCGCGTTATTTTGCGATCACATTCTGGCGCTCCGTGAGGGCATGGCGGTTGGAAAGGGCACGCCTCATACGTTGATCAACGATGAGAATATCCAGGACATATTTCGCGTCAAACCCGCAATTGTTTCCCATCCCGACCATGCCATACCTCAACTGCTGCTGCGGCGGGAAATCGATTAA
- a CDS encoding ABC transporter substrate-binding protein, whose translation MNFKNWKNVASLLSAAALALALAGCGNATTNEGTGTSQQPAQEQSQGQAQTDLKTQYPLTVTDATGESFTFEKAPAKIVSVSPAETESLFALGLDDQIVGVSDYDDYPEAATTKAKMGGITKPNEESIIAAEADIVFTGISMSEDAVKKLRELGITIFKTDPKSIDDVMNNIETFGKITDHQEKAQEIITQMKQDVTDVTEAVKAVKPEEKKKVYVEFSPGWTVGKGEFMDELITVAGGSNIASDKDGWYEINEENVIASNPDVILYANDVIDENSKTLDQIIKARSGWDQITAVKNDAVIGLDANLLSRPGPRVTQGLKEVAKAIYPDLFQ comes from the coding sequence ATGAATTTCAAGAATTGGAAAAACGTAGCGTCCCTGCTAAGTGCAGCGGCACTCGCACTGGCTTTGGCCGGATGTGGCAATGCAACAACGAATGAGGGTACAGGTACTTCACAGCAACCAGCACAGGAGCAGTCCCAAGGTCAGGCGCAGACGGACCTCAAAACACAATATCCACTTACCGTTACGGATGCAACGGGTGAATCGTTTACCTTTGAAAAGGCACCGGCCAAAATTGTATCCGTGTCTCCGGCTGAGACGGAATCCCTGTTTGCCCTTGGATTGGACGATCAAATTGTTGGTGTATCCGACTATGACGATTATCCTGAAGCAGCAACAACCAAAGCGAAAATGGGCGGTATCACCAAGCCCAATGAAGAGTCGATCATTGCAGCTGAAGCCGACATCGTCTTCACAGGTATCTCGATGAGCGAGGATGCCGTGAAGAAGCTGCGCGAACTGGGTATTACCATTTTCAAAACGGATCCTAAATCCATTGACGACGTGATGAACAATATCGAAACCTTCGGTAAAATCACCGATCATCAGGAAAAAGCACAAGAAATCATCACTCAGATGAAACAGGACGTGACGGATGTAACCGAAGCGGTGAAGGCAGTTAAACCGGAAGAGAAGAAAAAAGTATACGTTGAATTCTCCCCAGGCTGGACTGTAGGTAAAGGTGAATTTATGGATGAACTCATCACTGTAGCCGGTGGTAGCAATATTGCTTCGGACAAAGATGGTTGGTATGAAATTAATGAAGAAAACGTCATTGCCTCCAACCCGGATGTGATCCTGTATGCCAACGATGTAATTGACGAAAACTCCAAAACACTGGATCAGATCATCAAGGCACGCAGCGGCTGGGATCAAATTACAGCGGTGAAAAATGACGCGGTTATTGGCCTGGATGCCAATCTGCTGAGCCGTCCGGGTCCACGGGTAACTCAAGGGTTGAAAGAAGTAGCCAAAGCGATCTACCCTGACTTGTTCCAATGA
- a CDS encoding histidine phosphatase family protein, whose translation MAVNEGNAGNEVHMDQPGSLKRNILWVRHGTTLWNVEKRYLGHTDIGLLPNAKEELAPLHEQLSGVLWHEVYCSDLLRCRQTLEQILPDANAQVKFDSRLRENDFGQWEGLTYDQLKDNSVYRSWIDAPQEVTPPGGESWQEFTGRLDSFLQEMLLEGRPSIQVDEGQVPTIVVVTHGGVIRYALSRLIAGLGFWDTHVVPGQAIQVQLDRQGNQWFGSRVTFPPIGL comes from the coding sequence ATGGCCGTAAATGAAGGGAATGCAGGCAATGAAGTACATATGGATCAACCCGGCTCACTGAAACGAAACATTCTGTGGGTCCGTCACGGGACAACGCTGTGGAATGTGGAAAAAAGATACCTGGGGCATACCGACATTGGTCTGTTGCCAAATGCCAAAGAAGAACTGGCTCCGCTTCATGAACAATTGAGCGGTGTTTTGTGGCACGAGGTATATTGCAGTGATCTGCTTCGCTGCCGGCAGACGCTGGAACAGATCCTTCCTGATGCCAACGCACAGGTGAAGTTTGACTCGCGTCTGCGTGAGAATGATTTTGGACAGTGGGAAGGGCTGACGTATGATCAGCTTAAGGATAATTCTGTGTACCGAAGCTGGATTGATGCGCCGCAGGAGGTCACTCCGCCCGGAGGGGAATCGTGGCAGGAGTTTACCGGACGGTTGGATTCCTTTCTCCAAGAGATGTTGTTGGAGGGTCGTCCTTCGATCCAAGTTGATGAGGGGCAAGTGCCAACCATAGTTGTGGTTACGCATGGTGGTGTCATCCGGTATGCCTTGTCCCGTCTGATTGCCGGGCTTGGGTTCTGGGATACACATGTCGTACCGGGACAGGCGATTCAGGTTCAGCTTGATCGACAGGGGAATCAATGGTTTGGCAGCAGAGTGACTTTTCCGCCAATCGGGTTGTAA
- the cobD gene encoding threonine-phosphate decarboxylase CobD produces MTGYIEVFGHGGDVETAASRFGREATDFLDFSANINPLGPPREVLEAIQQGLQSVIRYPDPGHRGFKALLSERLGVMQEQISVGNGAAESMALILLGLAPRKVGTVEPGFSEYRALARQFGAEVVHTEGREELAWRAEPEDIEQLMEKVDLLFLGQPNNPNGVQYPLEILQRLARKAEETGTVLVIDEAFMDFIPVARRQSLASHLNDYPNVIIIRSMTKFYAIPGLRLGYALGRAEYIQAMTKKQVTWSVNGLALMAGEACLRSGERYEQETISQITRERGHLIAELQAYGCAVTPGEANFILACVPAPWTAALMQEALGRRGILIRSCAMYPGLDEGHVRFAVKDADANATLLEVLGSVLKTKRYSNVDQTSIQVSSQQEKAKDSEQEQGGKRQ; encoded by the coding sequence ATGACCGGTTATATCGAAGTGTTCGGACATGGCGGGGATGTGGAGACGGCTGCGTCACGATTCGGGAGGGAAGCCACTGATTTTCTGGATTTCAGTGCCAACATTAATCCGCTCGGTCCGCCCAGAGAGGTGCTGGAGGCTATACAGCAAGGATTGCAGTCGGTAATTCGGTATCCCGATCCGGGGCATCGGGGATTCAAAGCACTGCTGAGCGAGCGCCTTGGTGTGATGCAGGAGCAGATTTCCGTGGGCAACGGTGCAGCCGAAAGTATGGCGCTCATTCTGCTGGGGCTTGCCCCGCGCAAGGTGGGTACGGTGGAACCGGGATTCTCGGAGTACCGCGCGTTGGCACGACAATTCGGTGCCGAGGTTGTACATACGGAGGGCAGAGAAGAGCTGGCGTGGCGAGCGGAACCGGAGGACATCGAGCAGCTCATGGAAAAGGTAGACCTGCTCTTCCTTGGTCAGCCCAACAATCCAAACGGTGTACAATACCCGCTGGAGATATTGCAAAGGCTTGCACGCAAAGCGGAAGAAACGGGAACCGTACTTGTCATTGACGAGGCATTTATGGATTTTATTCCGGTAGCCCGACGCCAATCCCTGGCATCACATCTGAATGACTATCCAAATGTGATCATCATTCGCTCGATGACGAAGTTTTATGCCATTCCGGGCTTGCGTCTCGGATATGCTTTGGGCCGTGCAGAATACATTCAGGCAATGACAAAGAAACAGGTGACCTGGAGTGTCAACGGTCTGGCGCTTATGGCAGGTGAAGCCTGTCTGCGCAGTGGAGAACGGTACGAACAGGAGACCATATCACAGATCACGCGGGAACGAGGACATCTTATCGCAGAACTGCAGGCGTATGGATGTGCGGTGACACCGGGAGAGGCGAACTTTATTTTGGCATGTGTGCCGGCCCCTTGGACCGCAGCATTAATGCAGGAGGCGCTGGGCAGAAGGGGTATCCTGATTCGCAGCTGTGCCATGTATCCGGGGCTTGACGAAGGCCATGTACGTTTCGCGGTCAAGGATGCGGACGCCAATGCTACTTTGCTCGAAGTGCTGGGCAGCGTGTTGAAAACCAAGAGATATTCGAATGTCGATCAGACTTCGATTCAAGTATCAAGTCAGCAGGAGAAGGCGAAAGATTCGGAACAGGAACAGGGAGGGAAGCGGCAGTGA